From the genome of Medicago truncatula cultivar Jemalong A17 chromosome 2, MtrunA17r5.0-ANR, whole genome shotgun sequence:
atagtaGTTAGTTTGCAATTTCATAATCTCTGTGGAGAtcaacttataaattttatttcttgacgAAGATCTAATACAGTTTCAAAATTTAACAATCAATAATCAATTACAAAACTAATTTAAATCAATTAGTtttcaagaaaagaaaatttgtcaaattttaTGAGTTAGTATACCTTTGTGAAATGTGGTTTTGTTAATTATAAGCATTAAGTTTTACTTTTCCACAaatttaatgttaattatgcTGTTTTGGGCCAAGGGTATAACAATATAAATTAAGGACGAATCATAGTTTTATTAAATATAGTTGTAAATACAATCATATACCACAATTTCGTCCACCTGGCCCACCATAAAGAAAAGCTTGCCTATAAAGACGTCCTTCAAAACCATTGTATATCACGTCATAACAATTTGAATTAGTATCTCTATATGGCTTCATGTTTTCAGGTTTTACGTCAGCTTCATTATATTGTGAATCAATAATCCTAAGTTGTCCCATAAAACCcgagttttcaaatttttctttaggCAATCTTCCACTACCCATTGGGGGACTATCCGTATTAGGTGGAGCATAAGTTTGACCTCCAAATCGAATCTTTGATGCTCCCATACCTAAGTGATTGAATAACTCTCTTGGCCAATATCCAACTTGTATTGATTCATGTCGCATAAGTAACCACCAATGACCTGTAGATCGATCCTACATATATTTAAAAAGGTAAGAGAAATATTAGGAGAAGATATTAACCAATCATATTAAgactaattaaaaaaacaaaaacattcactCATAATGAGTACTTCATAAAGAGTTATAAATGATTAAGATCctatatttaattatcattcttttcaattatttaaattatcctttttttttttaaaaaaaaaaacttgaagtaATTACTTAATACaagttttaaatataatattgtcaaacaaaaataatttaataaacaCTTTAAATTTGATGTAAtagttttcaaaaatatatataataatgtataatatatttgtatgtatttacaataattacaaatttacctgtttgattttcaaaaaaatagcaAACTTTTCAGTTGCTCCAATTGAATTAGTGGGCGACATGACAGTACCAAGAGTAAAATCTTTGTTACTATTGACTTGCACAAAACCCGGACAATTATCATTGTAACATCCAGTTTGTCTAAAACCATCTGCCTGTATGTTTATATCAAATTGAGCTTGAGCACAATAAcaatatgtatttattttttgtttccatcACATTTGACCATCCACAGTGATGTTTAAGTTGGTCCTATATATACACATCATCAATTTTAGCATTTACTAATATTAATACTGAACGAGTGTCCAATCTCTCCAATCTAACACCTTAGAAAAAATGAGAAAACTAGTCCCACCAATAACATTAAATCAtgatatttcaacaaaaattatttattttaatacaatttatcTAGGGGGCTAAAAGAAAGGAAGATAGAGGGGGTGCTCCCATAACCACTCTTATGTACAAGCACCATATTTATTTGTTCTATAATAGTGGTTCCTATTTAATATGGTTCTAAATAGGTGAAGCACTCACCACTGTAGATGGTCGTATATATTATTGAATGCGTTAAATTTATATTCTTACCGTCCATCGACTAGTTAATCGTAGTTGGTTGTCTTTATATAAAGTTGGAAAAACCTTTTACACAAAAAAGAGAGGATGTGAGTAGTATATTATAAAAGAATGACTATGTTTTTTCTATCATTATATCTCTAAATGAATGCAATGTCATGAGAGGAAAATATCGATAAAACGCAATAAAAATTAACTAACCCCAACtccaacttttatgctatttagTTGTGTTCCTGATCCACTTTCAATCCAAATGTAAGACATGCTGTATTGCTTTGCTTGAACTGATAGATTATACAAAGCTATGCCCGCGTATGCTCCATGAAATATCGTATTTTGGGTTGTATCAAGGGTAACAGTCTAGAGAAGACAAAAACATacaatatttcatattttatacagttttaaaatgttaaagTGATTTGTCACACACACTATGTCTTAAatctaaaatttcatatttttctacCTATCTTGCACATACACCTAGCCACCTTTCTCTCTTGTAACCCTATTTATTTCTTCCTCGTCCATAAAAAAGTAGGGATGGGAAAACGGGTTAGGCCCTATAAGTTGACCCGTTTGACCTAACGTTTAGGCGTTATAATTTTGCACCTCACCTACCAGTTAACTTTCCTTACTAAACCCACACTAAAATAATATGGTGGTGATAGGGCGGTTTGGCTCGTCCGGtttaaataatagtaaaaatatCCTCTTTTCACTCATTTTTCTTATAAGTTACAATctcattttctaattttctcatATGTTTGAAATACAAAGTGGAGAGAgaaaattcatttaatttaatcactTTAGTGAACccattacatttttatttcaacTGTTTTTTTAGAGCTATTTTAGATGTCTTGTAGACTTGTTCtagattttttatgataaactaTGGATgtttgaatgatattttttttgttggtctcAAGAGTTATATATTTTAGCTTCATtaacttatatttattttattgttatttttacaCTTGTCACATagttttttgtgaattttttaattaatattttttaacaaagatatTACGGAAAAACACACTAACTTTCTGACTCACCATAAAAAGGGGCAGGGATGAGGTTTTAAACCATATACCACTAGTTGGTTTGCCCCATTTTAGACGGTTTTGTAGCAAGGTGGATTGTCTTGATTTGTTATTCCTACTGATATGTGTTGGTTTTAAGCCATTTTTGGATCCATAATCACGCATTTTGcgtctttttctcttcttttatttcaataaGTGGTTTTTAAATatatcctcttttttttttttttgtaactccGTCGTCAGAATGCGACCTTTTTTTGTGCTCTTTCTTGGTGTGGCATTATTTTAGTTGGTCATTTTTCCTAATATTGATAAATACATAATGTTATAATATTCCATGTAAAATGTATTGATTAAAAATATCCACTTACATGATAGCCAGGGTTACTTTTAGAATGCCGttgaaaatcatcaatttctaATTTTGAAGATGAATTAGCAATAATCTGATGTCTTCCTCTCCTGTTGTAGATAGGCACTTTTCCCAATGGACAATCAACCGCTGTTTTACCATAAGATGGTCTACTTCGCACAATGTTCTTTGCAAAAGTTGGTAGAAGCTACATATGTTGCAATGAAGAGGgaataaactaaaaattaattaaaatgaattatagTTGAAGTTGAAATTCGTTACAAACAAATAAGgtaattttgaatgaaaatttaaGGTTACAAATCTTGAATTATATCTGTTAGTTACCATTATATATCATTCtcttcattttcatcaaataaCAACTAGTTTTTATACCGCAATAAAGTaagataattaatattataaattgttCAACTATTATACCTGAATTTTGTGCTCTTTTAGTAAAGGGTGTTGTAGAGTAGGTTGCTTGTATATACCAACACAATCAAATTTATCGGCCACAAAATCCTGAATTCATTAACCAAAATTACAATCAACTACATCATGTATTAATCAAACTAATAACGGACaatgaataataaaaaatacctCGATGCTATATGatagattaaaattatttgtttcatCTAGTAAAATTTTGCTTCTTGCCTCAACTTTGCAACATGTTATGCACAAACTGAGAACGAGAAAGAGAATTAAATCcatgaaattttaaatgttaCTCTCAAGGACATGTAATacttttttcaagaaaattcaATACTTGAACATGTATATATACTACAAAGTGAAAGATGTTACTTTCAAGGATATGACCCACTTCTTAACTTTTGTTATACACGTGGTTATTGCATTTACGACAATTAATACATTGACAGAGGTTGAGCGTtatataattcataaaatttaaaggAGACAAAAGTCAACGTTCAGTTTTGTAAAAGAACTcgggaaggaaaaaaatattactccctccgtttctaaatGAATGctccttttataaaaaaatatcgttTCGAAATGACTGTCACTTAGTTTTCAATGTACGACTAATTATTTCTTCCTAATTGTACTCTCCAATTAATATTATGGGCACTATttccaaaaaattgttttaacttaatttagtaaaatagttatttcatttcttttaatgatgcattgacattcattttgaaatagATGGAGTATTATAAACAAggataattaaattcatttttgaatgataaatgaaacatacaaaaaaataaattaatccatTTAAGACAATTAAATTCATTGATAGATGTTGACTGTTGTTTCAGAGTCATGATAATtaataagagagaaaaagtataggttttgaatgacaaataaaaagacaaaaaatattttaatacatttaaaacaattaaatccATTGATAAAGGTTGACTGTTATAGAATCATTAGTATTGACTTCGAGTTCAAGTATGCTCCATTTTGGCTAAGATCCATTTACTTCATTTAGGGTTTGGATGAAAGACATATGGCAAAAAAGTATCCAACGgttaagattttaaattaaaaaccgaatatttgtttaataaaaatacataataataacaaacaaatcatccccgtgagcttagctcagttgataaggatattgcatattatatgcaggagccggggttcgaaccccggacactccacttctccacaattaaattgtgtgagctctagccactaggctacttgaccgaaaaaaaataaaaacaaaacaaatcatgttCCCTTCTTCTCTCATATGACAACaaccttttattgttttttaatttaaaatctcaaccgttggatatttttttgccacatgtcttaCATCCAATTCTTAAATGGAGTAAATGGAGCTTAGCCTAAATAGAGCATACCCAAACTCATTGACTTCGACACATTTAACCACATAAGtgtttaaaaatacaatataatGCAAAACCAATGTGTTAACCCGTGTCATGCACGGACAACATCATATTGTTTGGTaatctctaaaaataatttattttattttaattttttattcatcaacaaaaaaaaattgtcccgtGTTTTTTCATGAAGCAATGACAAATATGCCTcccattttctttttgttttttagttatgattatatgtcttttgttttttcttttaatttttcatacataaatacaaaaatttgtccctattttttaagatttaacTTACCATTAGAAAATTTTCtgtccatgttttttttataattatcaaTCACAAATATATACCATGTTTATTAACAcatatttttcctctttttttttatatatttatcaatACTAAAAACCTTGTCAAAAACACAAATATTTGTCCCATTTTTTATAGGTAAGGGacgaatattttttattatttatcaatGATGAATATTtatcttgtgtttttttatatttatcagagatatttttataaaagtggTAGTAACGAATATTTatcttgtgttttgttttttatatttattagataaaaatatttatcccAGTTGTTTATGTATCAACAACGACAcatatttgctcaaaaaaaaaaaaaaacaacgacACATATGTCTAgtatttttttggctaaatttcatttttggtcccttaactattcaggtagtatcgttttggtcccttaattaaaattcgatttattttggtcccttaactattcaagtaatctatttttttatatatatatatttatcaagcataagtatttttttttaacccatttggggttggcccagtggttggcttgggatctttggaatgtgctcctctcaaggtctcagaTTCGATTTTTTCTGATGCCAACTTCGATGGAATGTGCTCCTTTTTTTGTtgcaacaataacaaatatgtatcccatatattttttatgtatcaattATGAGTATGCGATACATACatacactaattttttttatatttaatagtaaaaatatttgtctcaCTTTTTTGTCCCCctcctttttgttgtttttcctcTTTGTTTGGTAATGAATTTTGGGAGTCTAGCTCTTTGCTAGCTACTTAATTTGGTCGGAAAAAAAAGTCCCTTATTGGGAGGGCACTTTAAAGATTAATTAAGAGCCAATAGATCAATCTATTTCACACATCTTACTATGCACTTCATGCATCACATCACAACATTcctttccatttttattttcccTCTCTCCTCTTATGTCTTCCCCATCTCTGCCTCAAACATCGTATAGCCATTATCCATAATAGACCAAAGTAAGAcgtcaaaataataaaacaaaagacaGAGCATATACAGTGTGATCAAAACTCCAATAGTGACCTTCGAAAGAACATCATATGTTGAGGATAGACTTTCTCTCTAAATCAACATAGAGAACATAAATCTTGGTGAAGATTTAGGGTGTATTTGGTTACGAAGAGAAATTGTGAAGAGAGAAGTAGGTAAGAGAGagtttgagaagagagaaaaaggtgaGAGATTGAGTAGATTTGATGTAATGTTTGGTAGAAGAGAAAgataagagagagagaataatgTAATTGCTTTTaaaggacaaaaatacccttaaacacaataaaaagaaactaaataaTTGTTTGgagtagaaaaatataatttatgttcCCTTTTGtgcaaaaaattatttatattaccTGTatgtaatacatttttttttatcaacgtTGACTAAAATCTTCATTTGAATTagttaaaaaatgaataatttttttattaagtattCATCGAACCTTCACacaattttattatagattttttttaacgctttattatagaaaaaaattggGATTTCAACATGATTCAAAATAGCTCTGAAAAATTGGGAGGGAATGGGATTGATTTCTCTACTGCTAATATGTTTaaaggttaatggtgttttacccccctgtaatataggttatttttagttttccccctgtaatatattttttttgatttaccccctgtattatagggggaaaacaaaaaatgacctatattataggggggtaaaacaccattaaccctatgTTTAACGATACTCTTAATAACTGTGATCTTAAGGACTTAGGCTATATAGGTTATAAATATACATGGGCAAATAATCAACCTAGATATGCTCACATTCAGGAACGTTTGGATCGTTTTTGTGCTAACTCTAACTGGATTTCTTTGTTCCCTAGGTATACCAATACTCATAAACTCAGATATACATCTTATCATGCCCCTATCATAATGGAGTtttatgattttgaagaaagtaGACCCCATTTTCAACATAAGAGAATTAAAAGATTTGAACAGATTTGGATAGAAGAGAAGGAGTGCAATCAAATCATATCTTCCAGCTGGGTCACTCCCCAAACAGATATCCATTTAAAACTCAATGacacttgatgagataaaaccgcaagtgcacggtcttaccgaagtagtataaaagagtatcgttccgacagggagtagttcaacttaattaaccttttagagatgattagaagagagaagagaattgtaagttgggttTTTTTTTAGCGTTTGAAAAGAtgataataaaaagagccttgggatcgttggtttcgtctaaataacaagtccttctcaaatcaaaactataagcttataatgttatgttagacctaatttctaaagacagtttctcttttgttcctctagcaaccaagccaatttcgctgacttgattactattagattttggttcctctaacaaccaagcctatttcgctgacttgatttttattagttcccttgaagatcgaaactatatgtctcaaagattgcaaagcctatttcgctgactctgcaatccttgtctgaattcacttgttcgaatatcaaagcaccactttcgttttatgaattgatatttggaataatggataaacaattatcaaactctccactttcgtttccacagtttgataatggttgatccatgttaaagcggtgaattcggatatgaaattagggttacataagattaaggcttagagcttggtttgattaggattatgtcatttagacttatccaacaatcccaagacaaggagaagtctactcactcatgttcatcgtagacatgggggagaagagagaaagcatgaaagtaaatgacaagaaaataaaggaaaagaaaagaactttaattagaaaaacaattgtcacttattgtattccaagtaaagatgaatatttgtgatggaaggctactctatttatagcatttgttcaacttaaaatctaagctattacattcgggctaaaaatagagtagcttaaaatctaagcaaaagcagcaaaagtgactctggagggtggcacggccgtgccaaggctagcacgggccgtgccaagcttctgacttgggggagacatatttttgtctctcaatcttcatatttttgcatccaatcggctcctccaagtccctttcttttgctccaagactcaatccatccaatattctttcctgaaatataataaaacacaatttaaagtaaactatcctaaaaaggaaataatactaatataaaatcaaataaaatctaaataaaactaaactaaaaagcatattaaaatagtcaataaatgactcatcaaactcccccacacttgaatctttgcttgtcctcaagcaaaaggcataaacatagtagcacaaacaattttatcaaatgacaattcaattaaagcacatgtctcctcaagggcttaaatcccaaatgtacactaatcacaaactcaagcatttcttgtaatttttattcaacccaacgatcaagtttcaagtgagtgtgtgtgtgaagtccaacccttttcttgctcctgtataagataggcattatgaggaaacatggtctaatcctagcactaaaccaaccaagaaagattccttctataattcatataagaaagatggaagtatttgagaatctttgttctttgccatttgcacatttaagttctttatttaaggaacaacatcttcacataggaagtcggagggcctatccccttccccaatctagattcaatggtatcccttaaaacatcatcttcacgtaggaagtcggagggcctacccccttccccaatctagattcaatgatgctttttaaagtttttcctcaagataacaatcatcttcacgtaggaagtcggagggcctacctccctacccaatctagattcaatgatgagatcttggaatttatttggctttttggctttttatgaactcccttatactaacttatactactggcactttgagaatctttaaaggttaatgcaccactaagattaaaacgcgtttccttaaaatacctattcatacatttactcaagggaagcaactttgtgtttttctcattggagaattttattcactttaaaacaagatgtgggtatattaggagaacttaaaacacaagagtttactttcatgtacaagaaacgaccaataagaggagacaataaaaattttatgtcatgattgatttcattaaaaacaagctacttaaccatgccttttacaatgaaacaaaacaaaagaataaagttcaagggagtttggaaacactacgactaatgacactttattaggctccccccacacttaggagaagcattgtcctcaatgattcaagataaaagaaaaagagatgggtcatcattaacatacaacaaattttcttccacctcggtgttagtccgagatggattaggcaataaaatcaaagtgggcacattgagcttgagtgtataaacaaaGGAGATTCGaggttttatgaaattcatagagataagggtttctatgtttagtctattgttaccctcaatcttgtttatcccttggtCTTCACTCACGCCGAACCgcctagctatgtatgttatgataccaccaactactatttctcACCTACCatcggacctatttcctataagggaaatgtagtcaagcaagtaaaaacaagtgttaacggggtggttgtgcAGCATATCCCAgagcatgaagagttcatcgttCCTAGTGTTCCCTAGTTCTGTC
Proteins encoded in this window:
- the LOC25486621 gene encoding uncharacterized protein isoform X3; amino-acid sequence: MDLILFLVLSLCITCCKVEARSKILLDETNNFNLSYSIEDFVADKFDCVGIYKQPTLQHPLLKEHKIQLLPTFAKNIVRSRPSYGKTAVDCPLGKVPIYNRRGRHQIIANSSSKLEIDDFQRHSKSNPGYHTVTLDTTQNTIFHGAYAGIALYNLSVQAKQYSMSYIWIESGSGTQLNSIKVGVGDRSTGHWWLLMRHESIQVGYWPRELFNHLGMGASKIRFGGQTYAPPNTDSPPMGSGRLPKEKFENSGFMGQLRIIDSQYNEADVKPENMKPYRDTNSNCYDVIYNGFEGRLYRQAFLYGGPGGRNCGI
- the LOC25486621 gene encoding uncharacterized protein isoform X2; this encodes MDLILFLVLSLCITCCKVEARSKILLDETNNFNLSYSIEDFVADKFDCVGIYKQPTLQHPLLKEHKIQLLPTFAKNIVRSRPSYGKTAVDCPLGKVPIYNRRGRHQIIANSSSKLEIDDFQRHSKSNPGYHTVTLDTTQNTIFHGAYAGIALYNLSVQAKQYSMSYIWIESGSGTQLNSIKVGVGVFPTLYKDNQLRLTSRWTDRSTGHWWLLMRHESIQVGYWPRELFNHLGMGASKIRFGGQTYAPPNTDSPPMGSGRLPKEKFENSGFMGQLRIIDSQYNEADVKPENMKPYRDTNSNCYDVIYNGFEGRLYRQAFLYGGPGGRNCGI
- the LOC25486621 gene encoding uncharacterized protein isoform X1; this translates as MDLILFLVLSLCITCCKVEARSKILLDETNNFNLSYSIEDFVADKFDCVGIYKQPTLQHPLLKEHKIQLLPTFAKNIVRSRPSYGKTAVDCPLGKVPIYNRRGRHQIIANSSSKLEIDDFQRHSKSNPGYHTVTLDTTQNTIFHGAYAGIALYNLSVQAKQYSMSYIWIESGSGTQLNSIKVGVGVFPTLYKDNQLRLTSRWTADGFRQTGCYNDNCPGFVQVNSNKDFTLGTVMSPTNSIGATEKFAIFLKIKQDRSTGHWWLLMRHESIQVGYWPRELFNHLGMGASKIRFGGQTYAPPNTDSPPMGSGRLPKEKFENSGFMGQLRIIDSQYNEADVKPENMKPYRDTNSNCYDVIYNGFEGRLYRQAFLYGGPGGRNCGI